From the Trypanosoma brucei brucei TREU927 chromosome 6, complete sequence genome, the window CCGCCATATCCGTCAGAGTGATCTGTCTCCTATTTTCTGTGGAGTGAGAACGCGAAGTAAGGGGGTAGTCGTCAAAAACCTCAACGGTGCGTGGGGTGACGAACCGTAGCGTCGCAAATGGTGTCAATTCCCTGTGACTTCCCATCGTTTCAACTTTGCaaatcttcttttccccgccTTCTCCATCTCCCTGGCCCACATTCTCTCCTCGCTGCTGTTTGCTTCGCCGCAGACTGAGGCGCCGAGGCGGGCCTCTTTCAAGTCCGTGGGTAGGAGGTGATTCAGAAGCTTCGACACCGCTGCTGTCTACATCCACACTTTGGCCCTGTTTCTTCACTAAACGTACCGAAGGAGAGGTACGAAATGACCTCTCGGCACGTTCGACAAGTTTCCAGAAACCACTACAGAATTGTCCCGGGATGACCGTGTCTCCCAAGACACAAACTTTGAAAACCTCCCACCACCCCGCGCCGCTGCTGGCGTTGGCAGCTCCATCATAAGGCGCGGCACCAGTTGCGGCGCTACGGTCgctctttctctccttttggCGTTGGACAAGCGTAGCAAAGAGGCCTATGGCAACAAGCAAAGATTGATGTTGCTGATGCTCGGGCATAAGGCAGAGGGCAAAACCCGAGGCCCGCAGGCATCGGACGACTGGCCAAGGTGTAGCAAGAGCTAAATCAATTGCATTTGATGTTGCTTCGACTGCCCATGCATCAACCACTGGAAATATGTCACGTGGGAGAGTGCTGCATAGTAGTAGAGCCTCGAGTTGGAGATGCAGTGCACACTCAATAAGGCACTCGAGTTCTTCCTCACTTCGGCTGAAGAATGCAGAACAGGGAGCGCCCAAAGTGTCCCCACAACTTGCGGCATCTGTTGTAAAGCGTGAGACTGGGTAATGTGCATTGGTATTTGATTTCTCAACTCTTGATAAGTGCCCGTTTGACTTTCTCTCGTGGACAGATTGTTGCTTTGTGAATAACCCACGGCATCCAATGAGTCGGCGGGCGGTTGTGGACAAGGTAAACGTAATTGCTGCCAGGGGATCACGACCGACGGACGCTCGTGAGCCTCGCTGCAATGGCACGGTAAAAAGGGTGGGgccttgctgttgctgttgctggtgTATTGGGGCCCGCcgattgttattatttgccGCTGCCGTTGTGGTTGGTGGTAGCAATTCAACGATGCGCCGCGATTCAGCAACATCTATGCGTACGAAGCTACATGTCGCAGCGCACATAGCACTCCAGCACCGCAACGGTGAAGTTCCTCCCGCATGAAGAGAGCCGTGCACAGCATGCCGTCTCGCTCTACCTACCCACTTTTCTTGAAGTCTTTCATCGTCTTGTGAGCTTCTGCTTGTCCGAGGAAGAAGGGGTAACACGTCGTTTGACCCCATGTGTGCTTCATCAAGCAAACGAACAACCAAAACTATGTCTCCAGCACCCTGTGAAGTTGGAGGTGATGAGGGCATCCGCAGCACAACGCCTGAACAAGAAACGACGCATGAGTAGAAGTCCCCCTCTTGAGTGGATTTTCCCGCGCCCCTGTACCCGGTAAGAGCCCGCGGAAGCCAAACGCCCACGCGTGACCCACGTCCAATCAGGTTGAAGTTTAACAGAAAAAACGGTGGGGGAAGTCGAAGTCGATacggctgctgctgttgtgcttCCTCAACTAGCAGGCAGCACAGTATACTGCAGAATGCCTTGAGGTGCGAGGAAAACCGCGGATCCATTTGCACAAGGTTGTGAAGGTGAGGAATGCTCTCAATGAGTGTCGCGTTTCCCACTAGTGCCACAATCTTAATTGCACAGGAGAAGTAATATGCGCGAGCGAACCGTTTCCCGCACTTGTCAACTGTGGCAAACCAATCACCCAATAGACCAGTGGCGGCACGTTGCACTTGAGTGCGTTCCTTAGACCGTATGTGAAAAGCTGAAGGGGCACCGCAAACATTGCCGAACTCAGCCTTCTCAGTAACCTTCTCATCACTATGAACAAAACTCGTCTTATTGTCGTCACCACCTTCCTCACTATCAGTGGCCGCAGGAATTTCATGTAACTGCAGGAACCACAAAACAGCCTCCACCCAAGAGGAATTTGTTCCTGCTCCCGCAGTCGGACCAGGCGTCTCTAGTATTTCACCCCCTTGCTTTCCGGGGGACCACTCCTTAGCCCACAGCGAACCGctgtgaaaaagaagggcaAGAAAGAGTTGATCAGACCCTAGTAGATGCCTCCAAATTTCAATACAGCGCCTCCACCGCTGGGCGCTGCTGCAAGCAGAACTGCCCTTATTACTAAAAGACGTAGCATTAAGCGATGCTTTTGTGCTGCACACTCCGTTACCATCATTCTCATGTTCGCGCTGAGCCGTCAACAACTTCTCCTCAGCTTCAACCTCCGCCTTCACCTCTGCTCCTTCGTATGTGGTTGTGTCGGCTTCCCAATCATCGTTTTCCACTACTTCTCCTACAAGGTGCTTGACAAGTGTCGGTAGGAGCCTTTCAAGTGCTCGGGACATATCCAAACCCACACCGCACCCCTCTGCGCTCTGTTTCCCGAGTCGTAGCCTCACACTTAGTTTTCCTGCTTTcccgcttttgttttctttttgaccTTCCGTGCTATTGTTACTGCTATTTCGCCCATTGCGGTGTTCATGTTGATGAGAGCGTGAGTAATGAAAGAGGACGTGCGTGGGAAAAAATGCCGATGACAAATACATTTAGTTTGTGATTGGAGGGAGATGAAGGAATGAAACGAAGCAGAGGCTGTGGGAACGTGCGAATATATTTCGCAACCACAAAGTCATTCGCAGAGTTCAGCCAAGGACgcgtctctctctctctctctctcacacacacacagacacacacacagtttCTTCATTCAGTTCCCGTCCACAGAGAAAAGCTCGAAAAGAACAACCACTCTCTTGGTCACCGCACCGTGCCCCCAAAgaaaatcaaagaaaaagaaaaaaacaactccaATAGTAGTATTGTATTCATTTTCCCTTGCGTGGACAACTAGTACCACAACAAACTTATAGAATCCATCGCCGCAAAGTCTCCAAACACTCTCGACCCAACAACATGTGATCACGGCACATTAATGGTTCACACCAGTCCcagcactttttttttttggcgtgACACGTCGTAGGTACCACACCATAGTTCGCGCCTTACGGACACGTATTATAGAGGAAGTCCATCAATTTCACGGCGGTTTCGCCCTTATTCATAACACGCACGAATGCTTCATCGCATGTACGGAGAAAGAGATTCTGTCGTTTCTCCTCCGCGAGTGTACTTGGCACAGTTGGAACGTTGCCTGCAACACTCTCTGTGTAACGGCGCAATTGCGCCTCAACAAATGATACATCGGGATGTGAAGCGGGGAGAGCATCACGCgagaaacgaagaaaattgaCGGTATACTCGTGTCCAGGGAATATATACGTATGATTGTCTCGTTTTTGCACATCCGTCGCATCACACGCACTGCTCTCACAGGCACCGTTAAGATTGTACACCTTCCGCAGGGCGCTACACATAAGTACGGCGTCGCCCTCAAAAAAGGCACCAATGCCACCGACAAACATTGTATCACCGGTGAAGAGTGCAATACCATTCTCCGCCTTTTGCGGGTGGTACACCTTGTATAGAACGTGACCACTTGTGTGACATGGGGCGTCCAGCACATCTACCTTTAATTCCCCAATAGAGAAGTGATCACCTTCACGGACCTTTTCTGTGACACCTGGTATGGGTTCGTTCGCACCGCCGATAATACGGAATGCCCCCATAGCATTCAGTTTTTTCTGAAGGCTGATGTTTCCACCCGAATGATCGTGGTGTTTATGAGTGGAAAGGATTGTACGAAGATCGGTCGTGCGGTCGACGCCACCGAGGCGCCGTACATAATCAATTACTGGGTCGATGTCCACTGAAACGTCGACGGCAGCCAGTGTGTTTGTTGCCTTGTCGTGAATGACATACGAGTAGTTATCCTTCAATACAGGTATTACTGCCACAGTAAAGGCGGTCCCGATGCTCTTCACTACAACTTCCATTTTCGGTGGTGGCAGTCCACCTCAAAAATTGTTATCGAAGTTGTGAATAAACGGacaaccccccccctcctcttcagtgTATAGCCTTTCCACCACCTTTTGCCCTGACTCTACAAATTGTGTTTGACAATATTGTATACGGAACCGTATTTAGCGCTTCACAGTGAGGACGCTACTGGCAACGATGGCGACGGTGGTTTTGATAACCGATTTCAAGTGGGAACGGAGTAACGAATgcaaaccttttttttctttcttctgttcCTTGGTTACCGAATCCAACGCCCTAACTCTCCACTGGGTCTGATGTTAAAACTAAAAACTCAAAACAGATGCTTTTCAGAACCTGATGGGTGTGTGTGAGGGGAGGGATGGGAGAAATAACTGTGAAGGTTGTCGTCAGAGTGGAAAGTAACCAAACGAGTTTTGGTGAAGAAAGGTCTAGTAAATAAACAATTGaggagagagggggaaaaaaaaatactacaACCATAACAATAAGCGAAGAGGCAAAAACATACGCCGCCAGCGCATATTCGACCATCAACGAGGGGATGTGTGGTGAATTTCCGTTACAACCAGATGATAgcggagggagagaaaggagcaaatttcttctttccctcttttttttttctactatcgccgcaaaaaaaaaaaagagaatgataACAATCAGATCATCGGCGCCCACGAAACTTCTCAAACACACAGACGTGGATAACCCTCCACCAATATTGCATCActacccctcttttttttttccttccttgctGCACTCAATTTTGGCACCTCAAGCTCTCTCAAcacccttgtttttttttctccactttcttcccctcctcctcgctTCTCTCCCCTGTTCCTTCCAGAACCAGTATCATTTTTGAGAGCCCGCACAAGGATGCATATAAAATAACCACATATTGCTTGTCCTTCCCTtctccatctctttttttcttaccttcaCTTCAGAATACACACCAACTACGAATAAAAATCATATTGTTCATCACCCGTCTTGCGAGTGACTGTACGATAGGCACTTTCAATGTCTTTTGGTAGGACAACATATCTGTTCTTCCGCACCGCCAACATACCCGCCTCATGACAAATGGACTGAATATCTGCACCTGTAAGCCGTTCCGGTCGCGTGACAAATTCCTCCAAGTCAACCTCAGGTGAAAGGTTCATTCGAGATGTACAAACCTGGAAGACAAGCCGTTTCTGACGGCGATCGGGGTAGGGGAATTCGATCTTGCGATCAAGACGTCCAGGCCGAAGGATTGCGGGGTCCAGCGTATCCCAGCGATTGGTCGCCATGATAACTTTCACGTTAGTTGTCTGATCAAAACCATCCATTTGGGCCAACAGCTCAATTAACACCCGTTGAACCTCACGATCAGCACCGGTTTGCGCATCAAAACGTTTGGTTGCAATGCTGTCAACCTCGTCTATAAAAATAATTGCCGGGGCATTTTCTCGTGCAAGTCGAAACACATCACGCACCTTACGCGGACCCTCGCCAAGGTACTTCTGCACAAATTCCGAACCCACCACACTAATGAAGGCCGCATTCGTGTGATGTGCAACAGCTTTCACAAGCATTGTTTTGCCGGTGCCGGGTGGGCCGTAGAGCAAAACGCCACGTGGAGGGTCGATTCCAATCTGGTCGTATAGTGAGGCATGTGTAAGAGGTAACTCAACCGCTTCCCgaatttcttgtttttgcatGTCGAGCCCACCCACATCACTGTACGTCACGTTTGGCCTATCTTCTTTACGGAGAACGTGGACCGCCGAGTCTATTTCATTGGGAAGAATCTGGACGCATGAATTGCTGCCCTTATGCAACCCCACACTTGCGCCAGGTTTCAGTTTTTCCTTGTCCAAGGTGCTTAAAATGCGTACATAGTAGTTGCTGCTCGAACTACCACCTACAATACCACGACCCGCCTCTACTGCCTCCACAAAAGTGCCAAGTACCAACGGGACAGCTTGAATTCGTTTCACTTCCTGTTTGGCTGCGCTCTCCTCCTTTTGGAGATGGTGCGTTTCTGTTTTGCAGATCATCGTCTTGAGTTCAAGGTTTTGTATGCTTCGCACCAGCCGCTCATGTTCTTCATACAAACTCAACGTCGCCGCGGGGGTACCACCTGCAACTGCGgcatttgttgtttgcgCTAAAAGTGAAGTCATCCACCCCTTCTTCACTACCTTACGTACGAAGAAACAATCACGTGTTCAGtacgcttctttttcttcttccctttcctgtCCTGTAGAGTCGGTTTGGTGCCTCAAAGCAAAACTCGGCCCGTTATTTTTTCTGtgccctccacacacacggaGCTTTATGtatctttccctctttctttctttttttttgttttccacaataatttcttatttatctTCACTACCgcaagatatatatatatatatatattgctctcgccacaaaataaaagagttCCCCGCACTCAACTGATAGTCAAATGATCGAATAACTCGTCAAATACAGACCAATCCCACCTCTCCTTCGTTTTGTCgtgttgttcctttttttttttgatagcGGAAGGGCAGGTATGTAACATATGTAATGTTTGGTAAGGTGATGTGAGTGACAGAGGTAGAGGCAGAgatggatggatggatgtaAAGATGGtagaacattttttttttaaaaaagagaagcaaataTCAGTTTAAATTTATGCACATAACCAATGGCCATCATCACGTCGCAATACtgcaaaatataaatatataatatcaAATATACATCCACCACAaaataagtatatatatatatatatatatatatgtttattttagCGGATGGAACAAAATTTACgggtgagaaaaagaagccaCAGCGCCCCTCTACACAGTTGACAGCTCACCCCATCATTGCCAGTGGctagagaaaaaaagtaaaaaaaaacataggtTCACAAAATTATTAAAAACAGTGAAATTCAGAGATACAATATATTTAGATATATATGATGTATATGTATACCCTGTCAGTGAAatgcacatacatatacaaatCAGATAAACGAACGCGAAAGACGATCGtagcaaataaatacaaaaataccGATACCCACAcgcatataaataaatatgtatatttgtgtgcGTATATTAGTAGTAGGAGGGGGGAAGCAATGACGTTAACGAGCAGAGATATCTCgttttcattaaaaaaaaaacaaacttttCCCTCCACGTTTGCGCGGTCTTTCTTCCACTACCGCACTGTAACGTCGTACAAGTGGAGACTGGACCTTAACGGATTATGCGGTGGGGAATTTTTTCACAAAGGAGGTGTGAAgcgcaaaaataataataataggagttgttgttattgaaaAATATGGGAACTGCAGTACGGGGGTAGGGAAGAagataaaatataaaaaaagaagtgagtcAGCCTCCGAATATATCTTTCGTCCAGCTGCCTCTACGCCACGTTTTCgcctcactttcctttccattgcatGAATCGACGTTCATCCAATTCGACAGTTATACCGCTTTGGTGTCTTTCCCaaccttcctcttcctctttatttctttctttgtgtgtgtcctCACCAGCGATTCATCCATTTGACTTGCGCcagttatttcttttcctacTCGTGCGCCTCTTCATAGTACACATGGGCCTCCGATACGTCAACACATCCGCGCTGCCACCTTTTTTGGGCATGGGCTCGCTCGATCCTTGCAATCAGCTGATCTGCAGTTTCACGCAAGTTACTCAATGGTATTTTTCCTTCCGACGTGCCACCGCTGGAAACTGCACCGGCCATGGTATTGACAGAATCATTACGAGGCATCACACGAGCACCGGCGTCAGTCTCCCAGGAGACACGATTTCGACTCCGTTCAACACTGTATTGCTGTTTTGCTCCCCAATGCGTAGCTATGCATGGCGGAAGGAAGTTACCTTGGCGGGTACCTCCAGTGAGGGGATTGCAAGAAAGTTGTGGAGGTTGCGACAGGGGATTAAGCCGGGCCGGGCGGAGCACCGGGAGgggccgtttcttctttttcctcacatTTTCCGGTGACTCGGCATCAGGATCGGATTCGGCGTACACATTGCTGCGCGTATTGGTTGAAATCACCCTACCCGAGGAGCCAACGTGCCCACTAGTGATGGTGATAGTCGGAGCGTGAGCTGCAGTACACATATCGACGGTGCTATCTGAAGAGCTTGACGTTTCCTCACCGAATGACGTACTGCTATCAGATGTGCAAACAGGAGCTGTGTTCGTGGTTACCTTTTTTGATTGGTGCCGGCAAGAGACTTCCATATCTGAACTACATGTTTGAATCATCTCACAGCACTGCTCTAGTGCGCTGCGCAGCTTTCCTGAAGCGGCATATGGATCCTTCAGAGCATCGGTAATCAGTTTCCTCATTTCCACCAAGACTTTGCTCATGCGAGCCTCATTACAGTTGCCGTCACACACGTCTTGCCTCGAAACATCCTCAGCACATTCCTCATCAGGGATCGAC encodes:
- a CDS encoding hydroxyacylglutathione hydrolase, putative (similar to Hydroxyacylglutathione hydrolase cytoplasmic (EC 3.1.2.6) (GlyoxalaseII) (Glx II). (Swiss-Prot:O24496) [Arabidopsis thaliana;]), whose amino-acid sequence is MEVVVKSIGTAFTVAVIPVLKDNYSYVIHDKATNTLAAVDVSVDIDPVIDYVRRLGGVDRTTDLRTILSTHKHHDHSGGNISLQKKLNAMGAFRIIGGANEPIPGVTEKVREGDHFSIGELKVDVLDAPCHTSGHVLYKVYHPQKAENGIALFTGDTMFVGGIGAFFEGDAVLMCSALRKVYNLNGACESSACDATDVQKRDNHTYIFPGHEYTVNFLRFSRDALPASHPDVSFVEAQLRRYTESVAGNVPTVPSTLAEEKRQNLFLRTCDEAFVRVMNKGETAVKLMDFLYNTCP
- a CDS encoding proteasome regulatory ATPase subunit 3 (similar to 26S protease regulatory subunit 6B (ATPase MS73). (Swiss-Prot:P46507) [Manduca sexta;]), yielding MTSLLAQTTNAAVAGGTPAATLSLYEEHERLVRSIQNLELKTMICKTETHHLQKEESAAKQEVKRIQAVPLVLGTFVEAVEAGRGIVGGSSSSNYYVRILSTLDKEKLKPGASVGLHKGSNSCVQILPNEIDSAVHVLRKEDRPNVTYSDVGGLDMQKQEIREAVELPLTHASLYDQIGIDPPRGVLLYGPPGTGKTMLVKAVAHHTNAAFISVVGSEFVQKYLGEGPRKVRDVFRLARENAPAIIFIDEVDSIATKRFDAQTGADREVQRVLIELLAQMDGFDQTTNVKVIMATNRWDTLDPAILRPGRLDRKIEFPYPDRRQKRLVFQVCTSRMNLSPEVDLEEFVTRPERLTGADIQSICHEAGMLAVRKNRYVVLPKDIESAYRTVTRKTGDEQYDFYS